Proteins from a single region of Theobroma cacao cultivar B97-61/B2 chromosome 10, Criollo_cocoa_genome_V2, whole genome shotgun sequence:
- the LOC18587093 gene encoding ABC transporter I family member 17 gives MSAEHLLLTVDDSDHQHSNHHDRGVKFEIRGLRKVSEAGVPILNGISVDIPKGMIVGIIGPSGSGKSTMLRALNRLWEPQSNTVFLDGHDIVDLDVLGLRRKVGMLFQLPVLFQGTVADNIRYGPRLRGKKLSDEEVSKLLTLADLDSSFLSKTGGELSVGQAQRVALARTLANEPEVLLLDEPTSALDPISTQNIEDVIVKLKKKKGMTVVMVSHSIKQIQRVADVVCLLVNGEIVEVLKPGELSEAKHPMAQRFLQLSS, from the exons ATGTCTGCAGAGCATTTGCTGTTAACCGTTGACGACTCTGATCATCAACACAGTAATCATCATGATCGTGGGGTGAAATTCGAGATTCGTGGTTTGAGGAAAGTATCGGAAGCGGGCGTTCCTATACTTAACGGGATCAGCGTCGATATCCCCAAAGGGATGATCGTCGGGATCATCGGACCAAGCGGGAGTGGGAAATCGACGATGCTTCGAGCACTCAATCGCCTTTGGGAGCCTCAGTCGAACACGGTGTTCCTTGACGGTCATGATATTGTTGATCTTGATGTTCTTGGACTTCGCCGTAAAGTGGGCATGCTCTTCCAGCTCCCTGTTCTCTTTCAAG GCACTGTGGCAGATAACATTCGATATGGACCACGTTTGAGAGGAAAGAAGTTAAGTGATGAGGAAGTTTCCAAGTTGCTAACACTTGCAGACCTTGATTCCTCCTTTCTCAGTAAGACTGGTGGTGAATTATCTGTGGGCCAAGCTCAGAGAGTTGCACTGGCTAGGACACTAGCAAATGAACCAGAG GTTTTGCTGCTGGATGAGCCAACAAGTGCATTGGATCCGATTTCGACACAGAACATAGAGGATGTGATAGTGAAgcttaagaagaaaaagggaatGACTGTTGTAATGGTTTCTCACAGCATCAAGCAAATCCAAAGGGTGGCAGATGTAGTTTGCCTTCTTGTCAATGGTGAAATTGTTGAGGTATTGAAGCCTGGTGAGCTATCTGAAGCCAAGCATCCCATGGCACAAAGGTTTCTTCAACTAAGTAGCTAA
- the LOC18587094 gene encoding retinoblastoma-related protein: MEDRKPSVTTSNSSDGDAIEARFTALCKNELSLAEKTCTEAMKLFKETKNLLSSNVSIGSGTLEEAERFCFSFVLYSLKQLSEKSGENVKQGSDENGFTICQILRATKLNIVDFFKELPQFVVKAGPVLNIMYGEDWESRLEAKELQANFVHLSLLSKSYKRAFRELFLTSDANIDKEQSATSAPDYVSEYHRFGWLLFLALRVHAFSRFKDLVTCANGFVSVLAILIIHVPVRFRNFKISDSPRFVKKGGKGVDLLASLCNMYDASEDDLRKTMEMANKLVEDILKKKPCSASEFKTETLENIDTDGLIYFEGLMDEQSLSSSLNILEKDYDDAIRNKGELDERVFINEEDSFLGSGSLFGGAGNVTGIKRKFDSIASPSKTISSPLSPHRSPASHGNGVLGPPNAKVAATPVSTAMTTAKWLRTVICPLPSKPSAELQRFLSSCDKDVTNDVIRRAHIILEAIFPSNHERSVTGSLQGANLMDDIWMEHRRLEALKLYYRVLEAMCTAEAQILHATNLTSLLTNERFHRCMLACSAELVLATHKTATMLFPTVLDRTGITAFDLSKVIESFIRHEDSLPRELRRHLNSLEERLLESMVWDKGSSMYNSLIVARPALAAEIDRLGLLAEPMPSLDAIAMHINFSGGMPPLPSSQKHETSPGQNGDVRSPKRLCTDYRSVLVERNSFTSPVKDRLLAFSNLKKAPLQSAFASPTRPNPGGGGETCAETGINIFFSKINKLAAVRINGMVERLQLSQQIRESVYCLFQQVLSQRTSLFFNRHIDQIILCCFYVVAKISQLQSSLTFGEIIRNYKKQPQCKPQVFCSVFVDRLAAQRNGVTGQDHVDIITFYNKIFIPAIKPLLVEVGLTGANISTSQVPEANNSNHGPCPGSPKVAPFPSLPDMSPKKVSATHNVYVSPLRTSKMDALISHSSRSYYACVGESTRAFQSPSKDLTAINNHLNGNRKIRGALNFDDVDVGLVSDSMVASSLHLQNGSCASSSGAPLKSEQPES, from the exons ATGGAAGACAGGAAGCCTTCAGTTACAACTTCCAACAGCAGTGATGGTGATGCCATCGAAGCTAGGTTCACTGCCTTGTGCAAG AATGAATTATCTTTGGCTGAGAAAACTTGCACGGAAGCTATGAAGCTATTCAAAGAAACCAAAAAccttttatcatcaaatgttTCGATTGGGAGTGGGACG CTGGAAGAAGCAGAGCGATTTTGCTTTTCGTTTGTTTTGTATTCACTGAAGCAGCTAAGTGAAAAGAGTGGAGAAAATGTAAAGCAAGGGTCTGATGAAAATGGGTTTACAATATGCCAGATATTGAGAGCTACAAAGCTAAA TATTGTGGATTTCTTTAAAGAGCTGCCTCAGTTTGTGGTAAAAGCTGGTCctgttttaaatattatgtatgGTGAAGATTGGGAGAGTAGACTTGAG GCGAAGGAGTTGCAGGCCAATTTTGTGCACTTGAGCCTTCTAAGCAA GTCATACAAGCGTGCATTTCGGGAACTCTTCTTGACAAGTGATGCAAATATTGACAAGGAGCAAAGTGCTACAAGTGCTCCTGATTATGTGTCGGAGTACCATCGTTTTGGGTGGTTACTGTTTTTGGCTCTCCGTGTGCATGCTTTCAGCCGTTTTAAAGACCTAGTGACTTGCGCTAATGGTTTTGTTTCTGTTCTG GCTATTCTGATTATACATGTTCCTGTTCGCTTCAGAAACTTCAAGATCAGTGACTCCCCACGCTTTG TTAAGAAAGGTGGCAAAGGTGTTGACTTGCTTGCATCACTTTGCAACATGTATGATGCTTCAGAAGATGATTTGAGGAAAACAATGGAGATGGCCAATAAGTTAGTAGaagatatattgaaaaaaaagccCTGTTCAGCATCGGAGTTCAAAACTGAAACACTGGAAAATATTGATACGG ATGGCTTGATCTATTTTGAAGGTTTAATGGATGAACAATCTCTTTCATCCagtttaaatattttagaaaagGATTATGATGATGCAATTCGTAATAAAGGTGAATTGGACGAGAGGGTGTTTATAAATGAGGAAGATAGTTTTCTTGGTTCAGGTAGCTTGTTTGGAGGTGCTGGGAATGTAACTGGCATCAAG AGGAAATTTGATTCAATAGCTTCACCATCAAAGACAATCTCAAGCCCACTGTCTCCTCATCGTTCTCCTGCATCTCATGGAAATGGTGTCCTTGGACCGCCAAATGCAAAGGTGGCAGCTACACCCGTCAGCACTGCAATGACAACTGCAAAGTGGCTTCGTACTGTTATTTGTCCACTTCCTTCGAAACCCTCTGCAGAGTTGCAGCGGTTTTTATCATCCTGTGATAAAGATGTTACCAATGATGTGATACGTAGGGCACATATAATATTGGAGGCAATATTTCCAAGTAATCATGAACGTAGTGTAACTGGAAGCCTTCAAGGTGCAAACCTGATGGATGATATATGGATGGAACATCGAAGACTGGAAGCACTTAAGCTATACTATAGGGTTTTGGAAGCTATGTGTACTGCAGAGGCCCAAATATTGCATGCAACTAATTTGACTTCCTTATTAACTAATGAGAGATTTCACAGATGTATGCTTGCTTGTTCTGCCGAACTAGTGCTAGCAACACATAAGACAGCCACAATGCTGTTTCCTACAGTTCTGGACAGAACTGGTATTACGGCCTTTGATCTTAGCAAGGTGATAGAGAGTTTCATTAGACATGAGGATTCTCTACCAAGAGAATTGAGGCGGCATCTGAATTCTCTTGAAGAGAGACTTTTGGAGAGTATGGTTTGGGATAAAGGTTCCTCAATGTACAATTCTTTGATAGTTGCAAGACCTGCCCTGGCTGCTGAAATAGATCGTCTTGGCTTATTGGCAGAACCAATGCCATCTTTGGATGCAATTGCGATGCATATCAACTTTTCTGGAGGCATGCCTCCATTGCCTTCTTCACAGAAGCATGAAACTTCACCAG GTCAAAATGGGGATGTCAGGTCTCCAAAGAGACTATGCACAGACTACAGGAGTGTTTTGGTTGAGCGGAACTCTTTTACATCACCAGTGAAGGATCGTCTATTGGCATTTAGCAACCTTAAGAAGGCTCCCTTGCAATCTGCATTTGCCAG TCCAACACGTCCTAACCCAGGTGGTGGAGGAGAAACATGTGCGGAAACCggaataaatatattttttagcaAG ATTAATAAGTTGGCTGCTGTCAGGATTAATGGTATGGTTGAGAGGCTACAACTGTCTCAACAGATTAGGGAGAGTGTATATTGTCTTTTTCAACAAGTACTTAGCCAGCGGACATCTCTGTTCTTTAACCGTCATATTGACCAGATCATCCTTTGTTGTTTCTATGTAGTTGCAAAG ATTTCTCAGTTGCAGAGTTCTCTTACTTTTGGAGAAATTATTCGCAACTATAAGAAGCAACCACAATGTAAACCCCAAGTTTTCTGCAGCGTATTTGTTGATCGGTTAGCAGCCCAACGGAATGGG GTAACCGGGCAGGACCATGTTGATATTATTACattttacaataaaatatttattcctGCCATAAAGCCTTTGCTGGTAGAAGTTGGTCTTACTGGAGCAAATATAAGTACAAGCCAGGTTCCTGAAGCCAACAATAGTAATCATG GTCCATGCCCTGGATCACCTAAAGTTGCTCCTTTTCCGAGTCTTCCCGATATGTCCCCAAAGAAAGTATCTGCAACACACAACGTATATGTGTCTCCATTGCGAACATCCAAG ATGGATGCTCTAATCTCGCATAGCTCAAGAAGCTATTATGCTTGTGTTGGAGAGAGTACCCGTGCGTTTCAGAGCCCTTCAAAGGACCTAACTGCCATCAACAATCACTTGAATGG TAACCGGAAGATCAGAGGCGCTCTCAACTTTGATGATGTGGATGTTGGCTTGGTTAGTGATTCTATGGTTGCAAGCAGCCTTCACCTTCAGAATGGGAGCTGTGCATCCTCATCAGGGGCACCTTTAAAATCTGAGCAACCTGAGTCTTAG
- the LOC18587095 gene encoding 3'-5' exoribonuclease 1, whose product MMALENKETMQNCEAALKCLQTKGFPYNLQCTGNSIEGLPELKDGIGVHPGGDVVEPVCSLSGEFMELPSEFYHKPTLQHEYGSWPTFYPDSHKLQPYPMNAFGSQFYHFPVDNRFHYSPFNVITHGYPYEFQLQDFQYFVVIDFEATCDKEKNPHPQEIIEFPSVIVSSVTGQLEACFQTYVRPTCNQLLSDFCKDLTGIQQIQVDRGVTLSEALLRHDKWLEKKGIKNTNFAVVTWSNWDCRVMLESECRFKKIRKPPYFNRWINLKVPFSEVFGGVRCNLKEAVEMAGLAWQGRAHCGLDDAKNTARLLALLMHKGFKFSITNSLMWQTSDGPLTWNPIPENMAFSPHHPHKPKDQQMPLFQYHPYCFCGVKSSKGMVRKPGPKQGSVFFGCGNWTVARGARCHYFEWASP is encoded by the exons ATGATGGCCCTTGAAAATAAag aAACTATGCAGAACTGCGAGGCAGCCTTAAAATGCCTCCAGACCAAGGGGTTCCCGTACAACCTGCAATGTACGGGGAATTCAATTGAAGGCCTTCCAGAGCTTAAAGATGGAATCGGTGTTCACCCAGGTGGGGATGTTGTAGAACCAGTTTGCTCATTGAGTGGGGAGTTTATGGAACTTCCAAGCGAGTTTTACCACAAACCTACCCTCCAGCATGAGTATGGCTCATGGCCGACCTTCTATCCTGACTCTCATAAGTTGCAGCCATACCCAATGAATGCTTTTGGGAGCCAATTTTACCACTTTCCTGTGGATAACCGATTTCATTATTCCCCATTCAATGTGATCACTCATGGATATCCTTATGAATTCCAGCTCCAAGATTTTCAGTACTTTGTGGTCATAGACTTTGAGGCTACCTGTGACAAGGAGAAAAATCCCCATCCACAGGAGATAATTGAGTTTCCATCTGTCATTGTGAGTAGTGTTACTGGCCAGCTGGAAGCATGCTTTCAGACATATGTACGACCAACTTGCAATCAACTCCTGAGTGATTTCTGCAAGGATCTGACTGGCATCCAGCAAATTCAG GTGGATAGAGGTGTTACTCTGAGTGAGGCTCTCCTTAGGCATGATAAATGGCTTGAGAAGAAGGGCATAAAGAACACCAACTTTGCTGTGGTGACATGGTCAAACTGGGATTGTCGCGTAATGCTGGAATCTGAGTGCAGATTCAAGAAGATCCGGAAGCCTCCTTACTTtaaccg GTGGATCAACTTAAAAGTTCCTTTCAGTGAGGTTTTCGGTGGCGTGAGGTGCAACTTGAAGGAGGCTGTTGAGATGGCAGGCCTGGCATGGCAGGGGCGTGCCCATTGTGGCCTCGATGATGCCAAAAACACGGCACGCTTACTTGCCCTCTTGATGCACAAGggttttaaattctctatcaCAAACTCACTGATGTGGCAGACTAGTGATGGTCCATTGACATGGAACCCGATCCCGGAGAACATGGCCTTCTCTCCACATCATCCCCACAAGCCTAAGGATCAGCAAATGCCCCTATTCCAGTACCACCCATACTGTTTCTGTGGGGTGAAAAGTAGCAAAGGAATGGTTCGGAAGCCTGGGCCGAAGCAAGGGAGCGTGTTCTTTGGCTGTGGAAACTGGACTGTCGCCAGAGGTGCCCGCTGCCACTACTTTGAGTGGGCGTCTCCCTGA
- the LOC18587096 gene encoding DNA-directed RNA polymerase I subunit 2 has product MERQRRKRPGPFSDAEELEELKELFKHHIESFDYMIDEGLDLMLKRVKPVQIFDSSSNKTLRIWLDHPEVYPPQKDRSSKTSAGALYPFECRQAKISYTGSFHIDVCFQWDGGVVVREKLNFGEFPIMLKSKRCYLREADPRKLVACKEESREMGGYFILNGLERVVRLLILPKRNYPMSLVRNSFRDRREGYTDKAVVIRCVRGDLSSVTVKLYYLHNGSARLGFWVQGREYMLPVGIILKALIDTNDREIYTKLTCCYNEKNGEGKGAVGTQLVGERAKIILDEVQHLALFTQEQCLQHIGEHFQPIMEGMESESYSTVADVVLRNYIFVHLDDNNDKFNLLIFMVQKLFSLIDQTSAPDNSDSLQNQEVLLPGHLITIYLKEKLEDWLRKGKKLIEDAINNKSKNFDFCSMKDVKKVMEKNRPTQVSAAIENLLKTGRLITQTGLDLQQRAGFTVQAERLNYHRFLSFFRCVHRGASFAGLRTTSVRKLLPESWGFLCPVHTPDGEPCGLLNHMTCTCRITSYYNSPGNIRDFFKIRMSILDVLVGVGMTTSWPKVDHAGPPQVLPVLLDGRVVGSLPSGEAEKVVAHLRRLKLAAASVIPDDLEVGYVPLSLGGTYPGLYLFTSPSRFVRPVRNISIPSADGKDIELIGPFEQVFMEIRCPDGGNGGRSNIFPATHEEISPTAMLSVVANLTPWSDHNQSPRNMYQCQMAKQTMAFSLQAINARADQKLYHLQTPQTPIVRTKTYTKYCMDEYPSGTNAIVAVLAYTGYDMEDAMILNKSSVERGMCHGQIYQTETIDLGDDKSKSDRGQRIFKREHSDRSISSCLDSDGLPHVGQVIRPNEPYCSTINQVTNSKRLYNHKGSETVIVDYVAVDTKSKKHLQKANIRFRHPRNPVIGDKFSSRHGQKGVCSQLWPDIDMPFSGVTGMRPDLIINPHAFPSRMTIAMLLESVAAKGGSLHGKFVDATPFSDSVKEAKGKTETESESLVDELGSMLRARGFNYHGVEVLYSGVYGTELTCEIFIGPVYYQRLRHMVSDKYQVRATGQVDQITRQPIKGRKRGGGIRFGEMERDAMLAHGAAYLLHDRLHTCSDYHIADVCSLCGSILTTSIVQPPKRVVREIGGLPPARAPKKVTCHACQTSKGMETVAMPYVFRYLAAELAAMNITMTIQLNSGAGA; this is encoded by the exons ATGGAAAGGCAGAGGAGGAAGAGGCCGGGGCCGTTTTCGGACGCGGAAGAGCTAGAAGAACTAAAGGAGCTATTCAAACACCATATCGAGTCGTTCGATTACATGATCGACGAAGGCTTAGACCTTATGCTTAAGCGCGTCAAGCCTGTCCAAATCTTCGATTCTTCCTCCAATAAAACCCTTAGAA TCTGGCTGGATCATCCGGAGGTCTATCCACCGCAGAAGGACCGGTCATCAAAGACATCAGCAGGAGCTTTGTATCCATTTGAA TGTAGACAAGCAAAAATTTCTTACACAGGGAGTTTCCATATAGATGTTTGCTTTCAGTGGGATGGTGGAGTTGTTGTAAGAGAAAAGTTAAATTTTGGAGAGTTTCCTATAATGTTAAag TCAAAACGTTGTTACTTGCGAGAAGCTGATCCCAGAAAACTGGTTGCTTGCAAAGAAGAGTCGCGAGAAATGGGTGG TTACTTCATTCTGAATGGGCTTGAGAGAGTAGTTCGACTTTTGATATTGCCGAAACGGAATTAT ccAATGAGTTTGGTACGTAATTCATTTCGTGATCGTCGGGAAGGGTATACTGATAAAGCAGTTGTCATAAG GTGTGTGAGAGGAGATCTATCATCAGTGACAGTTAAGTTATATTATCTTCATAATGGAAGTGCAAGACTTGGATTCTG GGTACAGGGGAGGGAATACATGCTTCCTGTGGGCATTATACTAAAG GCTCTGATTGACACTAATGATCGTGAAATTTATACAAAATTGACATGCTGCTATAATGAGAAAAATGGTGAAGGAAAGGGGGCTGTTGGCACTCAACTCGTTGGTGAAAGGGCCAAGATTATTCTTGATGAAGTTCAGCACTTGGCTCTTTTCACTCAGGAGCAGTGTCTACAGCATATTG GGGAACACTTCCAACCTATTATGGAGGGAATGGAAAGTGAGAGTTATTCTACT GTTGCTGATGTGGTGCTGAGGAATTACATATTTGTTCACTTGGATGACAACAATGACAAGTTTAATCTGCTCAT CTTTATGGTGCAGAAACTTTTCTCACTTATAGATCAAACTTCTGCACCAGATAACTCAGATTCCTTGCAAAATCAGGAAGTTTTACTCCCTGGTCATCTCATTACCATTTACCTTAAG GAGAAACTGGAAGATTGGTTGCGCAAAGGAAAGAAGCTTATTGAAGATGCGATTaataacaaaagcaaaaattttgatttctgCAGCA TGAAAGATGTCAAGAAGGTGATGGAAAAAAATCGTCCAACGCAAGTCAGTGCAGCAATTGAGAATTTGTTGAAAACTGGAAGATTGATAACACAGACAGGTCTAGATTTACAGCAG AGGGCTGGTTTCACGGTTCAGGCAGAGAGGCTTAACTATCATCGATTTCTTTCGTTTTTTCGGTGTGTTCATCGTGGGGCTTCATTCGCCGGACTTCGTACGACCAGTGTTAGGAAGTTGTTACCTGA ATCTTGGGGTTTTCTTTGCCCCGTGCACACTCCTGATGGGGAGCCTTGTGGGTTGTTGAACCACATGACATGTACTTGTC GAATTACATCCTACTACAATTCGCCAGGAAATAttagagatttttttaaaataagaatgTCTATCCTTGATGTTCTAGTTGGGGTTGGAATGACAACTTCTTGGCCAAAAGTTGATCATGCTGGACCTCCTCAAGTTCTTCCTGTTCTTTTAGATGGTCGTGTTGTGGGCTCTTTACCTTCTGGTGAAGCTGAAAAAGTTGTTGCTCATTTGCGGAGATTGAAATTAGCAGCTGCTTCAGTG ATTCCTGATGACTTGGAAGTCGGCTATGTTCCTTTGAGCTTGGGTGGCACGTATCCTGGTTTGTACCTGTTTACTTCTCCATCTAGATTTGTTCGGCCTGTCAGAAATATTTCTATCCCTTCGGCAGATGGGAAGGATATTGAACTTATTGGGCCATTTGAACAG GTTTTCATGGAAATCAGATGTCCAGATGGTGGGAATGGAGGAAGAAGTAATATTTTTCCCGCAACTCATGAAGAAATTAGTCCAACTGCAATGCTTAGTGTGGTTGCTAATCTTACGCCTTGGTCAGACCATAATCAAAGTCCACGGAATATGTATCAGTGCCAG ATGGCAAAACAAACAATGGCTTTTTCTTTACAAGCAATTAATGCACGTGCAGATCAAAAGTTGTATCATCTTCAG ACTCCTCAAACTCCAATTGTGCGCACAAAAACATATACAAAGTACTGCATGGATGAATATCCTTCAGGAACGAATGCAATAGTAGCTGTGCTGGCATATACAGG GTATGATATGGAGGATGCCATGATTTTGAATAAGTCATCTGTGGAACGTGGGATGTGTCATGGACAAATATACCAG ACGGAAACTATTGACTTGGGTGATGATAAGAGCAAGTCAGATCGAGgtcaaagaatttttaaaagagaACATTCAGATAGGTCAATATCTTCTTGTCTTGATTCAGATGGACTTCCACATGTTGGTCAG GTGATACGCCCAAATGAACCTTATTGTAGCACCATTAATCAGGTGACAAATTCAAAGAGACTCTACAATCACAAGGGTTCAGAAACTGTTATTGTTGACTATGTTGCAGTTGATACCAAAAGCAAGAAGCATCTTCAGAAG GCTAATATTCGCTTTCGACATCCGAGAAACCCTGTCATTGGTGATAAATTTAGCAGTAGACATGGGCAGAAAGGTGTTTGCTCTCAGTTGTGGCCAGATATTGATATGCCATTCTCAGGAGTTACAGGAATGCGCCCTGATCTTATAATCAATCCTCATGCATTTCCCTCAAGGATGACAATTGCAATGCTTTTGGAATCTGTTGCTGCTAAG GGAGGAAGCTTACATGGGAAATTTGTGGATGCAACACCATTTTCTGATTCAGTGAAGGAAGCTAAAGGAAAGACTGAGACAGAGTCTGAGTCTCTTGTTGATGAACTTGGTTCCATGTTAAGAGCTCGTGGGTTTAACTACCATGGAGTAGAGGTATTATACAGTGGGGTCTATGGAACAGAACTAACATGTGAGATATTTATTGGCCCTGTTTATTACCAGCGGCTTAGACACATGGTTTCTGACAAATATCAg GTTCGTGCCACTGGACAAGTCGACCAGATTACACGACAGCCTATCAAAGGAAGAAAGCGGGGTGGAGGTATACGTTTTGGGGAAATGGAACGAGATGCTATGCTTGCTCATGGGGCTGCGTATCTGTTGCATGATAGGCTCCATACATGTTCTGATTATCACATTGCTGACGTCTGCTCTCTGTGTGGAAGCATCCTTACGACGTCCATTGTCCAGCCACCAAAGCGAGTAGTTCGAGAGATTGGTGGGTTGCCTCCTGCAAGGGCTCCAAAGAAGGTTACATGTCATGCATGCCAGACAAGCAAAGGGATGGAGACCGTCGCAATGCCTTACGTTTTTAGATATTTGGCTGCTGAGTTGGCAGCTATGAACATAACAATGACCATACAGCTTAATAGTGGAGCTGGGGCTTGA